A stretch of Prunus dulcis chromosome 6, ALMONDv2, whole genome shotgun sequence DNA encodes these proteins:
- the LOC117632528 gene encoding 18.5 kDa class I heat shock protein-like, translating into MSIIPNFRRGSIFDPFSLDLWESLKDFPFPSSSSLSTFPEFSRENSAILNTRIDWKETPEAHVFKADLPGLKKEEVKVEVEDDRVLQISGERNVEKEDKNDKWHRVERSSGKFLRRFQLPENAKLNEIKAAMENGVLSVTVPKAEVKKPDVKAIEISG; encoded by the coding sequence ATGTCGATCATCCCCAACTTCCGACGAGGCAGCATTTTCGACCCTTTCTCTCTCGATCTCTGGGAATCCTTAAAGGATTTTCCATTCCCTTCCTCCTCATCACTCTCCACATTCCCTGAATTTTCCCGGGAAAATTCAGCTATCCTGAACACCAGAATCGACTGGAAGGAGACCCCAGAAGCCCACGTATTCAAGGCAGACCTTCCGGGgctgaagaaagaagaggtgAAGGTGGAGGTTGAAGACGACAGGGTGCTTCAGATCAGCGGAGAGAGGAACGTAGAGAAGGAGGACAAGAACGACAAGTGGCACAGAGTGGAGCGCAGCAGCGGCAAGTTCTTGAGGAGGTTTCAGCTTCCTGAAAATGCAAAGTTGAACGAGATTAAGGCTGCAATGGAGAATGGGGTTCTGAGTGTCACTGTTCCAAAGGCAGAGGTGAAGAAGCCTGATGTCAAAGCCATTGAAATCTCTGGTTAA
- the LOC117632526 gene encoding 18.5 kDa class I heat shock protein, translated as MSIIPSFRRGSIFDPFSLDVWDPFKDFPFPSSSSLSTFPEFSRENSAFLNTRIDWKETPEAHLFKADLPGLKKEEVKVEVEDDRVLQISGERNVEKEDKNDKWHRVERSSGKFLRRFQLPENAKLNEIKAAMENGVLSVTVPKAEVKKPDVKAIEISG; from the coding sequence ATGTCGATCATTCCCAGCTTCCGACGAGGCAGCATTTTCGACCCTTTCTCTCTCGATGTCTGGGACCCATTCAAGGATTTTCCATTCCCTTCCTCTTCATCACTCTCCACATTCCCTGAATTTTCCCGGGAAAATTCAGCTTTCCTGAACACGAGGATCGACTGGAAGGAGACCCCGGAAGCCCACTTGTTCAAGGCAGACCTTCCGGGgctgaagaaagaagaggtgAAGGTGGAGGTTGAAGACGACAGGGTGCTTCAGATCAGCGGAGAGAGGAACGTAGAGAAGGAGGACAAGAACGACAAGTGGCACAGAGTGGAGCGCAGCAGCGGCAAGTTCTTGAGGAGGTTTCAGCTTCCTGAAAATGCAAAGTTGAACGAGATTAAGGCTGCAATGGAGAATGGGGTTCTGAGTGTCACTGTTCCAAAGGCGGAGGTGAAGAAGCCTGATGTCAAAGCCATTGAAATCTCTGGTTAA
- the LOC117632527 gene encoding 18.5 kDa class I heat shock protein-like yields MSIIPSFRRGSIFDPFSLDLWDSLKDFPFPSPSSLSTFPEFSLEKSTFLNPRIDWKETPEAHVFKADLPGLKKEEVKVEVADDRVLQISGERNVEMEDKNDKWHRVERSSGKFLRRFQLPENAKVDEIKAAMENGVLSVTVPKAEVKKPDVKAIEISG; encoded by the coding sequence ATGTCGATCATCCCCAGCTTCCGACGAGGCAGCATTTTTGACCCTTTCTCTCTCGATCTCTGGGACTCCTTAAAGGATTTTCCATTCCCTTCCCCCTCATCACTTTCCACATTCCCTGAATTTTCTCTGGAAAAATCAACTTTCCTGAACCCCAGAATCGACTGGAAGGAGACCCCAGAAGCCCACGTGTTCAAGGCAGACCTCCCGGGgctgaagaaagaagaggtgAAGGTGGAGGTTGCAGACGACAGGGTTCTTCAGATCAGCGGAGAGAGGAACGTAGAGATGGAGGACAAGAACGACAAGTGGCACAGAGTGGAGCGCAGCAGCGGCAAGTTCTTGAGGAGGTTTCAGCTTCCTGAGAATGCAAAGGTGGACGAGATTAAGGCTGCAATGGAGAATGGGGTTCTGAGTGTCACTGTTCCAAAGGCAGAGGTGAAGAAGCCTGATGTCAAAGCCATTGAAATATCTGGTTAA